In Phragmitibacter flavus, a single genomic region encodes these proteins:
- a CDS encoding tetratricopeptide repeat protein, which translates to MGRKFDGFNGTLVAWSWGVLGWMMMAAGTQALVDRPEYQSALRASAEGQHEVAAVRFERLWNEKGMTGKAKVKMAERLVDAWLRSGQGDRALSFLEETGEKNWTEWGFYRGQALLLVRRFRDAELQLKAYLESGGKHAELARMAMAKSTIAQGRENPGRRELQDLMSSKDAGMARRAWLLWNESDIVAGRAANVLKRLEGENEDEDREVLFLRGCAWMQTGETRRALSVLRSLAKEGAKSGINKRLRDSAQVRMAEAFVLLGNPQEAERTMLRFLNEDAESDAHEPAFAVLDGVRMPESEATLTLPAYERWSKNEQVRSRHALALYYLALNRMEGKRHQEAMELLEEFFRRYPLHERANEALRLLMGVHGTLRNDARVLELANEWRRRYGTGGEDMVDYLAAMVFFERQEFPEAMELFERASNTAHELTLGVLALYNKAVCATRMGQEQVYRQCMAELSKPESVLPESNARNMMNVPRDQAAHLLIERGLALAAQRDVAAETTLQEFIGKYPQHPRLAEAHLALAEFCLLSVPTRARTARTALDAAQKISPLPEVMLEALEYARLWLCEAEGNLAELAEVGNAYLKNWPKSTRRDEVRMKMAQAFYRLEDFAKAEAEFELVEQETPGSPFAEVALFFAGKSAMNLPTEGAERALTLWAQVVEMKGPLAREAQRQQAAAKRRQGKESEALPVIDNLLLVKDLPVEERHSLLLERGELLELLGRTDAKRLEEAQQVFEGVAEDVAAKRETRCRAWVMLARCYRQAGRNAEALEAYYKVVEACLDSVQADAMNPLEYQWFYRAGFAALDLMEEGRQWQAAADLADRMVAVGGERATEAESRATRIRLEHFLWEEK; encoded by the coding sequence TTGGGGCGAAAATTCGATGGTTTTAACGGGACTTTGGTCGCGTGGAGCTGGGGTGTGCTGGGTTGGATGATGATGGCGGCGGGAACGCAGGCGCTGGTGGATCGGCCGGAATATCAGTCGGCTTTGCGGGCTTCGGCAGAGGGACAGCACGAAGTGGCGGCGGTGAGGTTTGAACGATTGTGGAATGAAAAGGGGATGACGGGGAAGGCGAAGGTGAAAATGGCGGAGCGGTTGGTGGATGCCTGGCTGAGGTCGGGACAGGGGGATCGGGCATTGAGCTTTTTGGAGGAGACGGGTGAGAAGAATTGGACGGAGTGGGGGTTTTACCGGGGGCAGGCGTTGTTGCTGGTGCGTCGATTTCGCGATGCGGAGTTGCAGTTGAAGGCTTACCTGGAGTCAGGTGGGAAACATGCAGAACTGGCCCGGATGGCAATGGCGAAGTCGACCATTGCGCAGGGCAGGGAGAATCCGGGGAGGCGGGAGTTGCAGGATTTGATGAGTTCAAAAGACGCAGGGATGGCGCGCAGGGCCTGGCTGTTGTGGAACGAGTCGGACATTGTGGCGGGCAGGGCGGCCAATGTTTTGAAGCGACTTGAAGGGGAGAATGAGGATGAGGATCGGGAGGTGCTGTTTTTGCGGGGGTGTGCGTGGATGCAGACAGGGGAGACGAGACGGGCGCTTTCGGTGTTGAGATCGCTGGCAAAGGAAGGGGCGAAGTCGGGGATCAACAAACGGTTGAGAGATTCAGCACAGGTGCGAATGGCGGAGGCGTTTGTGTTGTTGGGGAATCCGCAGGAGGCGGAGAGGACGATGCTGAGGTTTCTCAATGAGGATGCGGAGAGCGATGCGCATGAGCCGGCCTTTGCGGTCCTGGATGGGGTGCGCATGCCGGAATCGGAGGCTACTTTGACGTTGCCGGCGTATGAGCGATGGTCCAAGAACGAGCAGGTGCGGAGTCGGCACGCGCTGGCTTTGTATTATCTGGCGTTGAACCGGATGGAGGGGAAACGACATCAGGAGGCGATGGAGCTTTTGGAGGAGTTTTTCAGGCGGTATCCGCTGCATGAGCGAGCCAATGAGGCGTTGCGTTTGTTGATGGGGGTGCATGGGACGTTGCGCAATGATGCGCGGGTTTTGGAGCTGGCGAATGAGTGGCGCAGGCGTTATGGAACAGGGGGGGAGGACATGGTGGATTACCTGGCGGCGATGGTGTTTTTTGAGCGGCAGGAATTTCCGGAGGCGATGGAGTTGTTTGAGCGGGCGTCGAACACGGCGCATGAATTGACGCTGGGGGTGCTGGCCCTTTATAACAAGGCGGTGTGTGCGACGAGGATGGGTCAGGAGCAGGTGTATCGGCAATGCATGGCGGAGTTGAGCAAGCCGGAGTCAGTGCTGCCGGAGTCGAATGCGCGCAACATGATGAATGTGCCGCGGGATCAGGCGGCGCATTTGTTGATCGAGAGGGGACTGGCGCTGGCGGCGCAGCGGGACGTGGCCGCGGAGACGACGTTGCAGGAGTTTATTGGGAAGTATCCGCAGCATCCGAGGCTGGCGGAGGCGCATCTGGCGCTGGCGGAGTTTTGTTTGTTGTCGGTGCCGACGAGGGCGCGGACGGCGCGGACGGCTTTGGATGCGGCGCAGAAGATTTCGCCGTTGCCGGAGGTGATGCTGGAGGCGCTGGAGTATGCGCGGTTGTGGTTGTGCGAGGCGGAGGGGAATCTGGCGGAACTGGCGGAGGTGGGGAATGCGTATTTGAAGAACTGGCCGAAGTCGACGAGACGGGATGAGGTGCGCATGAAGATGGCGCAGGCGTTTTATCGACTGGAGGATTTCGCCAAGGCGGAGGCGGAGTTTGAGTTGGTGGAGCAGGAAACGCCGGGTTCGCCTTTTGCGGAGGTGGCGTTGTTTTTTGCCGGGAAGTCAGCGATGAATCTGCCAACGGAGGGAGCGGAGCGGGCGTTGACGTTATGGGCGCAGGTGGTGGAGATGAAGGGACCGCTGGCAAGGGAGGCGCAACGGCAGCAGGCGGCGGCGAAGCGCCGGCAGGGCAAGGAGTCGGAGGCGCTGCCGGTGATTGATAATTTGCTGCTGGTGAAGGATCTGCCGGTGGAGGAGCGGCATTCCTTGTTGCTGGAGCGCGGGGAGTTGCTGGAATTGTTGGGGCGGACCGATGCGAAGCGGCTGGAGGAGGCTCAGCAGGTGTTTGAGGGGGTCGCGGAGGATGTGGCGGCGAAGCGGGAGACGCGTTGTCGTGCGTGGGTGATGCTGGCAAGGTGTTATCGGCAGGCGGGCAGGAATGCGGAGGCGCTCGAGGCTTATTACAAGGTGGTGGAGGCGTGTTTGGATTCAGTGCAGGCGGACGCGATGAATCCGTTGGAGTATCAGTGGTTTTACCGGGCGGGATTTGCCGCGTTGGATCTGATGGAGGAGGGCCGGCAGTGGCAGGCGGCGGCGGATCTGGCGGATCGCATGGTGGCGGTCGGTGGGGAGCGGGCAACGGAGGCGGAGTCGCGTGCGACGCGCATCCGGCTGGAACATTTTTTGTGGGAGGAGAAATGA
- a CDS encoding PEP-CTERM sorting domain-containing protein (PEP-CTERM proteins occur, often in large numbers, in the proteomes of bacteria that also encode an exosortase, a predicted intramembrane cysteine proteinase. The presence of a PEP-CTERM domain at a protein's C-terminus predicts cleavage within the sorting domain, followed by covalent anchoring to some some component of the (usually Gram-negative) cell surface. Many PEP-CTERM proteins exhibit an unusual sequence composition that includes large numbers of potential glycosylation sites. Expression of one such protein has been shown restore the ability of a bacterium to form floc, a type of biofilm.), translated as MSTTMKIQVFNFCSVAAFGIFCAASSVSAQSYIGHATDNVISLIDTATGASSTFYSGTGMNLNGLAWSEANQRFYVIDTTDPAGQRFYSIDPLDPMASLTDEGILLNSLGNQLAFPVYGATIDNSGSGLYLGIVTTSSILSTWTLDGGNAVSQTTLNLGSTGWSGLQLGDLSIDGNGALWISATNINITQTALLRYSSVAAAIAGNAPTVFHFNTSSAASLMNGLGYDPLTDTLHGFRAVNGSFFEIDQTTAVVSVINNTNPLFDLQGDLSDAFVAAVPEPSSALFTAVAGMIILLRRRRPGFAR; from the coding sequence ATGTCAACCACAATGAAAATACAAGTTTTCAACTTCTGCTCGGTCGCCGCGTTTGGGATATTCTGCGCCGCATCGTCTGTTTCCGCTCAGTCCTACATCGGACATGCCACCGACAATGTCATTTCCCTGATTGACACCGCCACAGGGGCCTCCTCGACCTTCTACAGCGGCACAGGCATGAATCTCAACGGACTCGCGTGGAGTGAGGCAAACCAGCGCTTTTACGTCATCGACACCACAGATCCGGCTGGCCAACGCTTTTACTCGATCGATCCACTTGACCCGATGGCTTCTTTGACGGACGAAGGAATCCTTCTGAACTCGTTGGGCAATCAACTCGCCTTCCCCGTCTATGGAGCAACCATCGACAACAGTGGCTCCGGCTTGTATCTGGGAATCGTAACAACGTCCTCCATTCTCAGCACCTGGACTCTTGATGGCGGCAACGCTGTCAGTCAGACGACGTTAAATTTAGGATCGACCGGCTGGTCAGGCCTCCAATTGGGAGACCTTAGCATCGACGGCAACGGAGCCCTCTGGATCTCGGCAACAAACATCAACATCACCCAGACAGCACTCCTGCGCTATTCGAGCGTCGCCGCAGCGATCGCCGGCAATGCCCCGACAGTATTCCATTTCAACACCTCCTCAGCAGCCTCCCTCATGAATGGACTCGGTTATGATCCTTTAACCGATACCCTCCACGGTTTTAGAGCAGTCAACGGTTCGTTCTTCGAGATCGACCAGACAACCGCAGTGGTCTCGGTTATAAACAATACCAATCCCCTCTTCGACCTGCAGGGAGACCTCAGCGATGCTTTCGTCGCGGCCGTTCCTGAGCCCTCAAGCGCCCTCTTCACCGCCGTGGCTGGCATGATCATTCTCCTCCGCAGAAGAAGGCCAGGTTTCGCCCGCTGA
- a CDS encoding glycosyltransferase family 39 protein, whose translation MSAPRPTRRIPGFSWCLNLPLRYGKANAALLATLAVALISGLIYLAEAENPWGKTVQKRLTKGQELQLNEWIIIGLWWAVLASAVILVVLLITHRWWLPKIITKEVDAPKPRSNRLWLVPILAAMAICLWQGIPRLSQSLWNDEEYAMRRFAHGAWETQKDGTLAFTPVTWKETLFSNRLINNHLVDSLLTRLSLNTWRTVTGAPREAFSETAVRLPSLLAALASIALVAWLGTQVGSPLLGAASAILLAFIPWHVHYATDAKGYSELMFFILLHTVGLIKALQTNRIRWWLLFGLSEAAYLLCFPASIYLAVVTNLIVLIELLRSRRFNIIPTLIAFNLIGAIPVIIWAAPSIPQALLHLSKAETGLHPMDSAWLRDLFCSLYLGFGYQNLLPDQHFGTSWTAFRDTTPWLLHTGFAIILIPLLALVGLIAACCKNITARLAIVAPLLAAALSFAHNSANNSPMVVWHYVFILPSLALLICLGITTLARNHRLLAPILLTLIIAAYAYSVHDATQLKRNHDRQPIRQTAQWINQQSTNSLVATWGVSDNQSASYLPRARVLDNLDELLALESEARSQKLPLFVFFCGEVTATTQRNPDLTQHIRESGHYLPVAEFKGLEELFSYRIFKWQPKLTETPPPPAPASEQPPTATSLQQSAVPDVSDP comes from the coding sequence ATGTCAGCACCCCGCCCCACCCGTCGAATTCCAGGCTTCTCATGGTGCCTCAATCTGCCGCTTCGCTACGGGAAAGCCAATGCCGCGCTCCTCGCCACCCTCGCCGTGGCTCTCATCAGCGGCCTGATTTATTTGGCGGAAGCCGAAAATCCCTGGGGCAAAACCGTCCAAAAACGCCTCACCAAAGGGCAGGAACTGCAACTGAACGAATGGATCATCATCGGCCTCTGGTGGGCCGTTCTCGCCAGCGCCGTCATCCTTGTTGTGCTGCTCATCACCCATCGTTGGTGGCTTCCCAAGATCATCACAAAGGAAGTCGACGCTCCCAAGCCACGATCCAACCGCCTCTGGCTCGTCCCCATCCTCGCCGCCATGGCCATCTGCCTTTGGCAGGGCATTCCCCGACTCTCGCAAAGTCTCTGGAATGACGAAGAATATGCCATGCGTCGTTTCGCTCACGGTGCCTGGGAAACCCAGAAGGACGGCACTCTCGCCTTCACCCCCGTCACCTGGAAGGAAACGCTGTTCTCCAACCGGCTTATCAACAACCACCTCGTCGACTCCTTGCTCACCCGCCTAAGCCTCAACACCTGGCGCACCGTCACCGGAGCACCTCGTGAAGCCTTCAGCGAAACCGCCGTGCGTTTGCCTTCGCTGCTCGCCGCGCTCGCCTCCATTGCCCTCGTCGCCTGGCTGGGAACCCAAGTCGGCTCCCCCCTCCTCGGTGCCGCCTCCGCCATTCTGCTCGCCTTCATCCCCTGGCATGTCCACTACGCCACCGATGCCAAAGGTTACAGCGAACTGATGTTTTTCATCCTGCTTCACACCGTCGGCCTCATCAAAGCCCTGCAAACCAACCGCATCCGCTGGTGGCTGCTTTTCGGCCTCAGCGAAGCCGCCTATCTCCTCTGCTTCCCCGCCTCCATCTACCTCGCCGTCGTCACCAATTTGATCGTTCTCATCGAACTCCTCCGCAGCCGACGCTTCAACATCATTCCCACCCTCATCGCCTTCAACCTCATCGGAGCCATTCCCGTCATCATCTGGGCCGCCCCCAGCATCCCCCAGGCCCTCCTCCATCTCAGCAAAGCGGAAACCGGCCTCCATCCCATGGACAGCGCCTGGTTGCGCGACCTCTTCTGCTCCCTCTACCTCGGTTTCGGCTATCAAAATCTCCTGCCCGACCAGCATTTCGGCACCAGTTGGACCGCCTTCCGCGACACCACCCCCTGGCTGCTCCACACCGGCTTCGCCATCATTCTGATCCCCCTTCTCGCCCTCGTCGGACTCATCGCCGCCTGCTGCAAAAACATCACCGCACGCCTCGCCATCGTAGCCCCCCTCCTCGCCGCCGCCCTCTCCTTCGCCCACAACTCCGCCAACAACAGCCCCATGGTCGTCTGGCACTACGTATTCATCCTCCCTTCCCTTGCCCTACTCATCTGCCTTGGCATCACCACCCTCGCCAGAAACCATCGCCTTCTCGCCCCCATTCTTCTGACCCTCATCATCGCCGCCTACGCCTACAGCGTTCACGACGCCACCCAACTCAAACGAAACCACGACCGCCAGCCCATCCGCCAAACCGCGCAGTGGATCAACCAACAATCCACCAACTCTCTCGTCGCCACTTGGGGCGTCAGCGACAACCAATCCGCCAGCTACCTGCCCAGAGCTCGCGTCCTCGATAACCTCGACGAGCTCCTCGCCCTCGAGTCCGAGGCCCGTTCCCAAAAACTCCCCCTCTTTGTGTTCTTCTGCGGCGAAGTCACCGCCACCACCCAGCGCAATCCCGACCTCACCCAGCACATCCGCGAGTCCGGGCACTACCTGCCCGTGGCCGAATTCAAAGGCCTCGAAGAACTCTTCAGCTATCGCATTTTCAAGTGGCAGCCCAAGCTCACCGAGACTCCGCCACCTCCTGCGCCTGCTTCTGAGCAGCCACCAACTGCGACCTCACTTCAACAATCGGCAGTTCCTGACGTTTCCGATCCTTAA
- a CDS encoding histidinol-phosphatase: MTEMMKDEVIYVDSHMHTTLCKHAFGEPEEYAEMALQRGLKGMIITCHGPMPDGFWPQVRMDLGQFEEYVVLVERCRKVYEGRLEVRLGLESDYFPGMEEWAEKLHAMVPLHYVLGSVHWQGSEYRDRYGDTDEKGFRVSYFENLAASAETGLFDCLSHPDLIKNFMPGLWRFEDWEETIAASLDRIAKTGVAMELNTSGLNKVFKEMNPGPQMLAMMAQRGIPLVIGSDSHVPHRVGDRHLEALEMAQQAGWKTISVFKDRKRQELPIVEVRSQLVAAQKQAQEVAESR; encoded by the coding sequence ATGACTGAGATGATGAAGGATGAGGTGATTTATGTGGATTCACACATGCACACGACATTGTGCAAACATGCATTTGGCGAGCCGGAGGAGTATGCGGAGATGGCGTTGCAGCGGGGATTGAAGGGGATGATCATTACCTGTCACGGGCCAATGCCAGACGGATTTTGGCCGCAGGTGCGGATGGATCTGGGGCAGTTTGAAGAGTATGTGGTGCTGGTGGAGCGGTGTCGGAAGGTCTATGAGGGACGGCTGGAAGTGAGGCTGGGGCTGGAGAGCGATTATTTTCCGGGGATGGAGGAGTGGGCGGAGAAGCTGCATGCGATGGTTCCTTTGCATTATGTGCTGGGATCGGTGCACTGGCAGGGGTCGGAGTATCGGGATCGGTATGGGGACACGGATGAAAAGGGGTTCAGAGTTTCGTATTTTGAGAATCTGGCGGCTTCGGCGGAGACGGGGTTGTTTGATTGCCTGTCGCACCCGGATTTGATCAAAAATTTCATGCCGGGGTTGTGGCGTTTTGAGGACTGGGAGGAGACGATTGCGGCGTCGCTGGACCGGATTGCGAAAACGGGGGTGGCGATGGAGCTGAACACCTCGGGATTAAACAAGGTTTTCAAGGAGATGAATCCGGGGCCCCAGATGCTGGCGATGATGGCGCAGCGGGGGATTCCGCTGGTGATTGGCTCGGATTCACACGTGCCGCACCGGGTGGGGGATCGTCATTTGGAGGCGCTGGAAATGGCACAGCAGGCGGGGTGGAAGACGATCAGCGTGTTTAAGGATCGGAAACGTCAGGAACTGCCGATTGTTGAAGTGAGGTCGCAGTTGGTGGCTGCTCAGAAGCAGGCGCAGGAGGTGGCGGAGTCTCGGTGA
- a CDS encoding excinuclease ABC subunit UvrA produces the protein MPKIDDVADSKLSGLAPPEPALLRDPGIRVIRVRGARQHNLQNIDVDVPRDRLVVLTGVSGSGKSSLAFDTLYAEGQRRYVQSLSAYARQFLDQMDKPEVDFIDGLSPAVAIEQRTVAHNPRSTIATVTEIYDYLRVLYAAAGRPHDPVTGEALHKMTAKEIADVMLALREGEKLVVLAPVVEHEKGDFRGLFEKLQRQGFVRVRLDGEIHELEERIKTVRSEPHSIEVVVDRLVVREGIRGRLMESLETALKWNRHEVRFLLGNGEVRSFTTAFANPSTGLVLEDFTPKHFSFNTHVGACPECEGVGTVMAADRHLLVPDESKSLKDGAVKSWWARQPRLKGLHDRAIEGLARVYKVDMEVPFKVLPDKFKEALFYGTGEVAVPTGWKIDSSRRSLAKPFEGLLIQAERLMAETKTDKLRAMLARFMNALPCKVCGGRRLRPEVLAVRLFGGGEGEKESGLGIDEFTGLSVSGAMEWMRGLVMTEQQRVYCAELQGEIVKRLEFLSEVGLGYLTLDRESGTLSGGESQRIRLASQIGAGLSGVLYVLDEPSIGLHPADNERLIGTLKRLRDLGNSVLVVEHDEETMRAADWIIELGPGAGPHGGRIVSQGTPEQVMADGNSVTGGFLGERLKIAVPKHRVAPRRWEVGGGKSEVGSGERRTSNAERRTSKGGGREAEVGELFGNTSDFRPPTSDFDDAWLTVHGAREHNLQNVTVGFPLGCFVCVTGASGSGKSSLVDTILRRALMRHFHSAKDEPGKHERISGMAGIDKVVVIDQSPIGRSPRSNPATYTGAFTPIRELYAQLPAARVRGYSANRFSFNVAGGRGEKGGGDGVLTIDMHFLSDVQVTCEQCRGMRYNAETLEIAFKGRNIAEVLEMTVAEGARFFEKSPNIFPKLHALEQVGLGYVKLGQSGASLSGGEAQRVKLAAELAKRATGRTVYILDEPTTGLHFADIETLLVVLMRLRDAGNTLIVVEHHLDVIKCADWIVDMGPGGGTNGGQVVVEGPPEVVAACEGSATGRFLRKALKG, from the coding sequence ATGCCGAAGATTGATGATGTTGCTGATTCCAAACTGAGTGGGCTGGCTCCGCCAGAACCAGCACTTTTGCGTGATCCGGGGATCCGAGTGATCAGGGTGCGGGGGGCGAGGCAGCACAATTTGCAAAATATTGACGTGGATGTGCCGAGGGATCGGTTGGTGGTTTTGACGGGGGTGAGTGGATCAGGAAAATCGTCGCTGGCATTTGATACGCTGTATGCGGAGGGGCAGCGCAGGTATGTGCAGAGTTTGTCGGCTTATGCGCGGCAGTTCCTGGATCAGATGGACAAGCCGGAGGTGGATTTTATTGATGGGTTGTCGCCGGCGGTGGCGATTGAACAGCGGACGGTGGCGCATAATCCGCGGTCGACGATTGCGACGGTGACGGAGATCTACGATTATCTGCGGGTGTTGTATGCGGCGGCGGGGAGACCGCATGATCCGGTGACGGGGGAGGCGCTGCACAAGATGACGGCGAAGGAGATTGCGGATGTGATGCTGGCGCTGCGAGAAGGGGAGAAGCTGGTGGTGCTGGCGCCGGTGGTGGAGCATGAGAAGGGGGATTTCCGGGGGTTGTTTGAAAAATTGCAGCGGCAGGGGTTTGTGAGGGTGAGGCTGGATGGGGAGATTCATGAGCTGGAGGAGAGGATCAAGACGGTGAGGTCGGAGCCGCATTCGATTGAGGTGGTGGTTGACCGGCTGGTGGTGCGGGAGGGGATTCGGGGGAGGCTGATGGAGTCGCTGGAGACGGCGCTTAAGTGGAACCGGCATGAGGTGCGGTTTTTGCTGGGGAATGGGGAGGTGAGGAGCTTTACGACGGCGTTTGCGAATCCGTCGACGGGGTTGGTGTTGGAGGATTTTACGCCGAAGCATTTTTCGTTTAACACGCATGTGGGGGCGTGTCCGGAGTGTGAGGGGGTGGGGACGGTGATGGCGGCGGATCGGCATTTGTTGGTGCCGGATGAGTCGAAGTCGCTGAAGGATGGGGCGGTGAAGTCGTGGTGGGCGCGGCAGCCGAGGTTGAAGGGGCTGCATGATCGGGCGATTGAGGGACTGGCGAGGGTTTACAAGGTGGACATGGAGGTGCCGTTCAAGGTTTTGCCGGACAAGTTTAAGGAGGCGTTGTTTTATGGGACGGGGGAGGTGGCGGTGCCGACGGGGTGGAAGATTGATTCGAGCAGGCGGAGTTTGGCGAAGCCGTTTGAGGGTTTACTAATTCAGGCGGAGCGGTTGATGGCGGAGACGAAGACGGACAAGCTGCGGGCGATGCTGGCGAGGTTCATGAATGCGCTGCCGTGCAAGGTGTGTGGGGGGCGGAGATTGCGGCCGGAGGTGCTGGCGGTGCGGTTGTTTGGTGGAGGGGAGGGTGAGAAGGAGTCGGGGTTGGGGATTGATGAGTTTACGGGGTTGTCGGTGAGTGGGGCGATGGAGTGGATGCGGGGGTTGGTGATGACGGAGCAGCAGCGGGTGTATTGTGCGGAGTTGCAGGGGGAGATCGTGAAGCGGCTGGAGTTTTTGAGTGAGGTGGGGTTGGGGTATCTGACGCTGGATCGGGAGAGCGGGACGTTGTCGGGTGGGGAGTCGCAGAGGATTCGATTGGCGTCGCAGATTGGGGCAGGGTTGTCGGGGGTGCTTTATGTGCTGGATGAGCCTAGCATCGGGCTGCATCCGGCGGACAATGAGCGGTTGATCGGGACGCTGAAGCGATTGAGGGATTTGGGGAATTCGGTGCTGGTGGTGGAGCATGATGAGGAGACGATGCGGGCGGCGGACTGGATCATTGAGCTGGGGCCGGGTGCGGGTCCGCATGGGGGGAGGATTGTGTCGCAGGGGACGCCGGAGCAGGTGATGGCGGATGGGAATTCGGTGACGGGAGGGTTTTTGGGGGAAAGGCTCAAAATTGCGGTGCCGAAACATCGGGTTGCACCGAGGAGGTGGGAAGTCGGAGGTGGGAAGTCGGAAGTCGGAAGTGGGGAACGTCGAACGTCGAACGCTGAACGTCGAACTTCGAAGGGGGGAGGGCGGGAGGCGGAGGTGGGGGAACTTTTCGGGAATACTTCCGACTTCCGACCTCCGACTTCCGACTTTGACGACGCCTGGCTGACGGTGCATGGGGCGAGGGAGCACAACTTGCAGAACGTGACGGTGGGATTTCCGCTGGGGTGTTTTGTTTGTGTGACGGGGGCGTCGGGGAGCGGGAAGTCGTCGCTGGTGGACACGATTTTACGACGGGCGTTGATGCGGCATTTTCATTCGGCCAAGGATGAGCCGGGGAAGCATGAGCGGATTTCGGGGATGGCGGGGATCGACAAGGTGGTGGTGATTGATCAGTCGCCGATTGGGAGGAGTCCGAGGTCGAATCCGGCGACTTATACGGGGGCGTTTACGCCGATCCGGGAGTTGTATGCGCAGTTGCCGGCGGCGCGGGTGCGGGGGTATTCGGCGAACCGGTTCAGCTTTAATGTGGCGGGGGGACGAGGCGAGAAGGGTGGGGGGGACGGGGTGCTGACGATCGACATGCATTTCCTCAGCGATGTGCAGGTGACGTGTGAGCAGTGCCGGGGGATGAGGTATAATGCGGAGACGCTGGAGATTGCGTTTAAGGGGCGGAATATTGCTGAGGTGCTGGAGATGACGGTGGCGGAGGGGGCGCGGTTTTTTGAGAAGAGTCCGAACATTTTTCCGAAGCTGCATGCGCTGGAGCAGGTGGGGTTGGGGTATGTGAAGTTGGGTCAGAGTGGGGCGTCGTTGTCGGGGGGGGAGGCGCAGCGGGTGAAGCTGGCGGCGGAGCTGGCGAAGCGTGCGACGGGGCGGACGGTTTATATCTTGGATGAGCCGACGACGGGGCTGCATTTTGCGGACATTGAGACGTTGTTGGTGGTGCTGATGCGGTTGAGGGATGCGGGGAATACGTTGATTGTGGTGGAGCACCATTTGGATGTGATCAAGTGTGCGGACTGGATCGTGGACATGGGGCCGGGCGGGGGGACGAATGGCGGACAGGTGGTGGTGGAGGGGCCGCCGGAGGTGGTGGCGGCATGTGAGGGGAGTGCGACGGGAAGGTTTTTGAGGAAGGCGCTTAAAGGATAA
- a CDS encoding DUF7677 family protein codes for MRLPSGVSGAIRTFSYFMSSGTHYMLEGVDYIDLYGSEPSAIELCYAIFANVLEYDEEGNVTNLKHAEKRATDSIRAYCDSSFSVVPAYEDWEIELH; via the coding sequence ATGAGACTCCCATCTGGCGTTAGCGGCGCAATCCGAACATTTTCGTATTTCATGTCGAGCGGCACCCACTACATGCTGGAAGGCGTCGACTACATCGACCTCTACGGATCTGAGCCGAGCGCTATCGAGTTGTGCTATGCGATTTTTGCCAACGTATTGGAATACGACGAGGAAGGGAACGTGACGAATTTGAAGCATGCTGAGAAGAGGGCGACTGATTCGATACGCGCATACTGCGACTCAAGCTTTTCGGTTGTGCCTGCCTACGAAGACTGGGAGATCGAGCTTCACTAA
- a CDS encoding SMI1/KNR4 family protein encodes MNHSQVQSLEGRIGVALPTAYRDYFISATDKLLEDAIIFESPRSGVIDEILTAEDVLRNDEEGRMGIPEKSLLHIGGNLLGGYLYLDLSPEGFGKLLYMESYTFKETFASFEALLSEPRENREE; translated from the coding sequence ATGAACCACAGCCAAGTTCAGAGTCTTGAAGGGCGGATCGGAGTTGCCCTACCAACCGCCTATCGTGACTACTTCATCAGTGCCACCGACAAACTCCTTGAGGATGCCATCATATTCGAGTCTCCGAGGTCTGGAGTGATCGATGAGATCCTTACAGCGGAAGATGTGCTGCGGAACGACGAAGAGGGGCGTATGGGCATCCCGGAGAAATCTCTGTTACACATAGGAGGGAACTTGCTTGGTGGCTACCTCTACCTCGATTTGTCCCCCGAGGGGTTTGGGAAGTTGCTCTACATGGAGAGCTACACTTTCAAGGAGACATTCGCGTCGTTTGAGGCTCTGCTGTCTGAGCCGAGGGAGAACCGAGAAGAATAA